One Streptomyces sp. L2 genomic window carries:
- a CDS encoding DNA-3-methyladenine glycosylase I: protein MSTRGALAGTDGALRCPWALSTEDYVTYHDEEWGRPVHGDDALFERISLEAFQSGLSWITILRRRPGFRTAFAGFHIEKVAAFTDEDRERLLADPGIIRNRAKIDATLANARVLAGWAEGDLDRLIWSHAPDPDGRPVPKTLDDVPAVTPESTALSKDLKKRGLRFVGPTTAYALMQACGLVDDHLETCVSRTAP, encoded by the coding sequence GTGAGCACGCGAGGCGCCCTCGCCGGGACCGACGGCGCGCTGCGCTGCCCGTGGGCCCTGTCCACCGAGGACTACGTGACGTACCACGACGAGGAGTGGGGCCGCCCCGTCCACGGCGACGACGCCCTCTTCGAGCGGATCAGCCTGGAGGCCTTCCAGTCGGGCCTGAGCTGGATCACGATCCTGCGCCGCCGCCCCGGATTCCGTACGGCCTTCGCCGGGTTCCACATCGAGAAGGTCGCGGCCTTCACCGACGAGGACCGCGAGCGCCTGCTGGCCGACCCGGGCATCATCCGCAACCGCGCCAAGATCGACGCCACCCTCGCCAACGCGCGCGTGCTCGCCGGCTGGGCCGAGGGCGACCTGGACCGGCTGATCTGGTCCCACGCCCCCGACCCGGACGGCCGCCCGGTCCCGAAGACCCTGGACGACGTGCCCGCCGTGACCCCCGAGTCCACCGCCCTCTCCAAGGACCTGAAGAAGCGCGGCCTGCGCTTCGTCGGCCCGACCACGGCCTACGCCCTGATGCAGGCCTGCGGCCTGGTCGACGACCACCTGGAGACCTGCGTCAGCAGAACCGCCCCCTGA
- a CDS encoding DivIVA domain-containing protein encodes MVMFLFLVVALVVVVAAVTLAVLGGGESGPLPDVAPERFQDPLPPDRPVRDTDVESVRFPVAPRGYRMADVDDVLSRVAAELAERDARIADLESALAGARAAAQAPRDRRPEEER; translated from the coding sequence ATGGTTATGTTCTTGTTCCTGGTCGTCGCCCTCGTGGTGGTGGTCGCCGCGGTGACCCTCGCCGTGCTGGGCGGCGGCGAGAGCGGCCCGCTGCCCGACGTGGCCCCGGAGCGCTTCCAGGACCCGCTGCCCCCGGACCGCCCGGTGCGCGACACGGACGTGGAGAGCGTGCGCTTCCCGGTCGCCCCGCGCGGCTACCGCATGGCGGACGTCGACGACGTGCTGAGCCGCGTCGCCGCCGAACTCGCCGAGCGGGACGCCCGTATCGCCGACCTGGAGTCCGCGCTGGCAGGCGCCCGCGCGGCCGCGCAGGCCCCGCGGGACCGGCGCCCCGAGGAGGAGCGGTGA
- a CDS encoding enoyl-CoA hydratase-related protein encodes MADTVLYEVSDGLATITLNRPEAMNALNIATKAALRDAAESAAGDDAVRAILLTAAGDRAFCVGQDLKEHIGLLAADRETGSGQTMSTVKEHYNPIVKALAGAPKPVVAAVNGVAAGAGFGFALAADYRVVAETAAFNTSFAGVALTADSGISWTLPRVVGPGRAADLLLFPRSISAQDALELGIANRLVPSAELRAEAEKVARALAQGPTVAYSAIKEAVSYGMTHSLAETLEKEDELQTRAGQSEDHAIAVQAFVNKEKPKYLGR; translated from the coding sequence ATGGCCGACACCGTGCTCTACGAGGTGAGCGACGGACTCGCGACGATCACGCTGAACCGCCCCGAGGCGATGAACGCGCTGAACATCGCGACCAAGGCCGCCCTCCGGGACGCGGCGGAATCCGCGGCCGGGGACGACGCCGTACGGGCGATCCTGCTGACCGCCGCCGGGGACAGGGCCTTCTGCGTGGGCCAGGACCTCAAGGAACACATCGGGCTGCTGGCGGCGGACCGCGAGACCGGTTCCGGGCAGACCATGAGCACGGTCAAGGAGCACTACAACCCGATCGTGAAGGCGCTGGCCGGGGCGCCCAAGCCGGTCGTGGCCGCGGTGAACGGCGTCGCGGCCGGGGCCGGCTTCGGCTTCGCGCTCGCCGCGGACTACCGGGTGGTCGCGGAGACGGCCGCGTTCAACACCTCCTTCGCGGGGGTCGCGCTGACCGCCGACTCGGGCATCTCCTGGACGCTCCCCCGGGTCGTCGGCCCGGGCCGCGCCGCCGACCTGCTGCTCTTCCCGCGCAGCATCAGCGCGCAGGACGCGCTGGAGCTGGGCATCGCCAACCGGCTCGTCCCCTCCGCGGAGTTGCGCGCCGAGGCGGAGAAGGTGGCGCGGGCGCTGGCCCAGGGTCCGACGGTGGCGTACTCGGCGATCAAGGAGGCGGTGTCCTACGGGATGACGCACTCGCTCGCCGAGACCCTGGAGAAGGAGGACGAACTCCAGACCCGGGCCGGGCAGTCGGAGGACCACGCGATCGCCGTGCAGGCGTTCGTGAACAAGGAGAAGCCCAAGTACCTGGGCCGCTGA
- a CDS encoding transglutaminase-like domain-containing protein, with protein sequence MGHPYLPPPYPPGPERAAEVRRRFGEEARSERPDLSALCLLIGAAADGSLDDAGLDAAQLELDELAGQLPYRPGGPRAWAEAVRRLLGTRYDFGGSPADYQRLESSLLHEVLRRRRGLPILLSVVWLEVARRAGAPVHGVALPGHFVVGFGPPEEQVLADPFEGGRVLSGPDAEVLVAGATGTPLEPSMLVPTTPLQVVQRVLNNMRAWASARPERSDVALLAVELGLLLPAHPARLRYERGQLLVQRGEFVAGAAELEAYAELVGVVDPHTEERARAQAREARALLN encoded by the coding sequence ATGGGCCATCCGTACCTGCCGCCCCCGTACCCGCCCGGTCCCGAGCGGGCCGCCGAGGTGCGGCGGAGGTTCGGCGAGGAGGCGCGCTCCGAGCGGCCCGACCTCTCCGCCCTGTGCCTGCTGATCGGCGCGGCGGCGGACGGCTCGCTCGACGACGCCGGCCTCGACGCCGCGCAGCTGGAGCTGGACGAGCTGGCCGGACAGCTGCCGTACCGGCCGGGCGGCCCGCGCGCGTGGGCGGAGGCGGTACGGCGGCTGCTGGGCACGCGGTACGACTTCGGCGGGTCCCCGGCGGACTACCAGCGGCTGGAGTCCTCCCTGCTGCACGAGGTGCTGCGACGCCGGCGCGGGCTGCCGATCCTGCTGTCGGTGGTGTGGCTGGAGGTGGCCCGCAGGGCGGGCGCGCCGGTGCACGGGGTGGCGCTGCCGGGTCACTTCGTGGTCGGTTTCGGGCCGCCGGAGGAGCAGGTGCTGGCCGATCCGTTCGAGGGCGGGCGGGTGCTGAGCGGGCCGGACGCCGAGGTCCTGGTGGCCGGGGCGACGGGGACGCCGCTGGAGCCGTCCATGCTGGTGCCCACGACGCCGTTGCAGGTGGTCCAGCGGGTGCTCAACAACATGCGGGCGTGGGCTTCGGCCCGGCCCGAGCGGTCGGACGTCGCGCTGCTGGCCGTCGAGTTGGGCCTGCTGCTGCCGGCGCACCCGGCCCGGCTGCGTTACGAGCGGGGTCAGCTGCTCGTGCAGCGCGGCGAGTTCGTCGCGGGGGCGGCGGAGCTGGAGGCGTACGCCGAGCTGGTCGGGGTGGTCGACCCCCACACCGAGGAGCGCGCCCGGGCCCAGGCGCGCGAGGCACGGGCCCTGCTCAACTAG
- the folP gene encoding dihydropteroate synthase, which translates to MLRLGKREFGPHEPVIMAIVNRTPDSFYDQGATFRDEPALARVEQAVAEGAAIVDIGGVKAGPGEEVSAVEEVRRTVGFVAEVRRRFPEVIISVDTWRAEVGAAVCEAGADLLNDAWGGVDPGLAEVAGRYGVGLVCTHAGGAEPRTRPHRVAYDDVMADILDVTVSLAERAVSLGVPRESVLIDPGHDFGKNTRHSLEATRRLDEMVATGWPVLVSLSNKDFVGETLDRPVKERLLGTLATTAVSAWLGARVYRVHEVAETRQVLDMVASIVGHRPPAVARRGLS; encoded by the coding sequence ATGCTCAGGCTGGGCAAGCGGGAATTCGGGCCGCACGAGCCGGTGATCATGGCGATCGTGAACCGGACCCCGGACTCCTTCTACGACCAGGGGGCCACGTTCCGCGACGAGCCGGCGCTCGCGCGCGTGGAGCAGGCCGTGGCCGAGGGTGCGGCGATCGTCGACATCGGCGGGGTGAAGGCCGGGCCGGGCGAGGAGGTCTCCGCCGTGGAGGAGGTCCGGCGGACGGTCGGGTTCGTCGCCGAGGTACGGCGCCGGTTCCCCGAGGTGATCATCAGCGTGGACACGTGGCGGGCCGAGGTCGGCGCGGCGGTGTGCGAGGCCGGGGCGGACCTGCTGAACGACGCGTGGGGCGGGGTGGACCCGGGGCTCGCGGAGGTCGCCGGGCGCTACGGGGTGGGGCTGGTGTGCACGCACGCGGGGGGCGCCGAGCCGCGTACACGTCCGCACCGGGTGGCGTACGACGACGTCATGGCCGACATCCTGGACGTGACCGTCTCACTGGCCGAGCGTGCGGTGTCGCTCGGGGTGCCCCGGGAGTCCGTGCTGATCGATCCCGGGCACGACTTCGGGAAGAACACGCGGCACAGTCTGGAGGCGACGCGGCGGCTGGACGAGATGGTGGCCACCGGGTGGCCGGTGCTGGTGTCGCTGTCCAACAAGGACTTCGTCGGGGAGACGCTGGACCGGCCGGTGAAGGAGCGGCTGCTGGGGACGCTGGCGACGACGGCGGTGTCGGCGTGGCTGGGGGCGCGGGTGTACCGCGTCCACGAGGTCGCCGAGACTCGGCAGGTCCTGGATATGGTGGCATCCATCGTCGGCCACCGCCCCCCAGCAGTAGCCCGCAGAGGCCTCTCCTGA
- the dapE gene encoding succinyl-diaminopimelate desuccinylase encodes MADTSLDLTLDAAALTARLVDFPSESGSEKPLADAIETALRALPHLTVDRYGNNVIARTDLGRAERVILAGHIDTVPIAGNVPSRLDEDGVLWGCGTCDMKSGVAVQLRIAATVPAPNRDLTFVFYDQEEVEAERNGLRHVAEAHPDWLRGDFAILLEPSDGQVEGGCQGTLRVLLKTKGERAHSARGWMGSNAIHAASPILARLASYEPRWPVIDGLEYREGLNAVRISGGVAGNVIPDECVVTVNFRYAPDRSEEEALAHVHEVFADCGVEEFVVDDHSPGALPGLSQPAAAAFIEAVGGTPMPKYGWTDVSRFSALGIPAVNYGPGNPHLAHKRDERVETAKIIAGQERLRNWLTA; translated from the coding sequence ATGGCCGACACCTCGCTTGACCTCACGCTGGACGCCGCCGCGCTCACCGCGCGGCTCGTCGACTTCCCCTCCGAGAGCGGCTCCGAGAAGCCCCTCGCGGACGCGATCGAGACCGCCCTGCGCGCCCTCCCGCACCTCACCGTCGACCGGTACGGCAACAACGTGATCGCCCGTACGGACCTGGGCCGCGCCGAGCGCGTGATCCTGGCCGGCCACATCGACACCGTCCCGATCGCCGGCAACGTGCCCTCCCGGCTGGACGAGGACGGCGTGCTCTGGGGCTGCGGCACCTGCGACATGAAGTCCGGCGTCGCGGTCCAACTGCGGATCGCGGCCACCGTGCCGGCCCCCAACCGCGACCTCACCTTCGTCTTCTACGACCAGGAGGAGGTCGAGGCCGAGCGCAACGGCCTGCGGCACGTGGCCGAGGCCCACCCCGACTGGCTGCGCGGCGACTTCGCGATCCTGCTGGAGCCCTCCGACGGCCAGGTGGAGGGCGGCTGCCAGGGCACCCTGCGGGTCCTGCTGAAGACGAAGGGCGAGCGCGCCCACTCCGCGCGCGGCTGGATGGGCTCCAACGCGATCCACGCCGCCTCCCCGATCCTGGCCCGCCTGGCCTCCTACGAGCCCCGGTGGCCGGTCATCGACGGGCTGGAGTACCGCGAGGGCCTGAACGCCGTGCGGATCTCCGGGGGAGTGGCGGGCAACGTCATCCCGGACGAGTGCGTCGTGACCGTGAACTTCCGCTACGCCCCCGACCGCTCCGAGGAGGAGGCGCTCGCGCACGTCCACGAGGTGTTCGCCGACTGCGGGGTGGAGGAGTTCGTGGTCGACGACCACAGCCCCGGCGCGCTGCCCGGCCTCTCCCAGCCGGCCGCCGCGGCCTTCATCGAGGCGGTCGGCGGGACCCCGATGCCCAAGTACGGCTGGACGGACGTCTCCCGCTTCTCCGCGCTCGGCATCCCCGCCGTCAACTACGGTCCCGGCAACCCGCACTTGGCGCACAAGCGGGACGAGCGGGTGGAGACGGCGAAGATCATCGCAGGCCAGGAACGGCTCCGGAACTGGCTGACCGCCTGA
- a CDS encoding GNAT family N-acetyltransferase, translating into MEISATGRLEVRITPADVGKRVSVRRLTELGGGAEKFTDTVGVLTSWDDGVLMITRRDGAGVRIAESAVVAGKVVPAAPARRRGPAASYPELARVTARGWPPVESERLGEWELRAAGGHTRRANSVLPLGDPGTPLDEALGVVRRWYGERGLPAYVQAATGAEGTQELLCAELERRGWVREVTTEVWIGALAPLADRAEDAGPRAAARVMLSREADEAWLALYRGGEVVEAAARHVLAGGPSVWFAQVPGAAGEAPDPAAPAGTAPDPAAPAGAAPFPAAPAGAAPAAIGRCVVDGRWAGFAAIEVDPVRRREGLATRVMAALAGRALEEGASAAWLQVERDNEAARGLYAGLGFTRHHSYHHYRAPEPSGTGS; encoded by the coding sequence GTGGAAATCTCGGCGACAGGACGACTTGAGGTCCGTATCACCCCTGCTGACGTGGGGAAACGAGTCTCGGTGCGGCGTTTGACCGAACTTGGGGGCGGGGCTGAGAAGTTCACCGACACGGTGGGTGTTCTCACATCATGGGACGACGGCGTGCTCATGATCACACGTCGGGACGGCGCGGGTGTCCGGATCGCGGAATCCGCGGTGGTCGCGGGCAAAGTCGTGCCGGCCGCCCCGGCGCGTCGCCGCGGTCCGGCGGCGAGCTACCCGGAGCTGGCCCGGGTCACCGCGCGCGGCTGGCCGCCGGTGGAGAGCGAGCGGCTGGGCGAGTGGGAGCTGCGGGCTGCCGGCGGGCACACGCGGCGGGCCAACAGTGTGCTGCCGCTCGGTGACCCCGGGACGCCGCTCGACGAGGCGCTGGGGGTCGTACGACGCTGGTACGGCGAGCGCGGCCTGCCCGCGTACGTGCAGGCGGCCACGGGTGCCGAGGGCACGCAGGAGCTGCTCTGCGCGGAGCTGGAGCGGCGCGGATGGGTGCGCGAGGTGACCACCGAGGTGTGGATCGGCGCGCTGGCCCCGCTCGCCGACCGGGCGGAAGACGCGGGTCCGCGTGCGGCTGCCCGCGTCATGCTGTCGCGGGAGGCCGACGAGGCGTGGCTCGCGCTGTACCGGGGCGGAGAGGTGGTCGAGGCGGCGGCTCGGCATGTGCTGGCCGGTGGGCCGTCGGTGTGGTTCGCGCAGGTGCCCGGGGCGGCGGGTGAGGCTCCGGACCCCGCGGCCCCGGCAGGTACGGCTCCGGACCCCGCGGCCCCGGCCGGTGCGGCTCCGTTCCCCGCGGCCCCGGCCGGTGCCGCTCCCGCGGCGATCGGGCGGTGTGTGGTGGACGGCCGTTGGGCGGGCTTCGCCGCGATCGAGGTGGATCCTGTGCGGCGCCGTGAGGGGCTGGCGACCCGGGTGATGGCGGCCCTGGCCGGGCGGGCCCTGGAGGAGGGTGCCTCGGCGGCCTGGCTGCAGGTCGAACGGGACAACGAGGCGGCCCGGGGGCTGTACGCAGGTCTGGGTTTCACGCGGCACCACAGCTACCACCACTACCGGGCGCCGGAACCCTCCGGCACGGGGAGCTAG
- a CDS encoding bifunctional succinyldiaminopimelate transaminase/glutamate-prephenate aminotransferase, which produces MSAVSDRLPTFPWDKLAPYKQTAAAHPDGIVDLSVGTPVDPVPELVQKALVDAADSPGYPTVWGTPALRDAITGWLERRLGARGITHHHVLPIVGSKELVAWLPTQLGLGPGDKVAYPRLAYPTYEVGARLARAEYEAYDDPRDLDPANLRLLWLNSPSNPTGKVLSQRELTEIVSWARAHGVLVVSDECYIELGWEADPVSVLHPEVNGGSYDGIVAVHSLSKRSNLAGYRAAFAAGDPAVLGPLLEIRKHGGMMTSAPTQAATVAALADDTHVHEQRARYAARRTALRDALLAHGFRIEHSEASLYLWATRDEPCWTTVAHLADLGILVAPGDFYGPAGATFVRVALTATDERTQAATHRLTQ; this is translated from the coding sequence GTGTCCGCAGTCTCCGACCGGCTCCCCACGTTCCCCTGGGACAAGCTGGCCCCGTACAAGCAGACGGCCGCCGCTCACCCGGACGGGATCGTGGACCTGTCCGTCGGCACCCCGGTCGACCCGGTCCCCGAGCTGGTCCAGAAGGCCCTGGTCGACGCGGCCGACTCGCCGGGCTACCCGACGGTCTGGGGCACGCCCGCGCTGCGCGACGCGATCACCGGCTGGCTGGAGCGCCGGCTGGGCGCCCGCGGGATCACCCACCACCACGTGCTGCCGATCGTCGGCTCCAAGGAACTCGTCGCCTGGCTGCCGACCCAGCTCGGCCTGGGCCCCGGCGACAAGGTGGCCTACCCGCGGCTGGCCTATCCGACCTACGAGGTCGGCGCCCGCCTCGCCCGCGCCGAGTACGAGGCCTACGACGACCCGCGCGACCTGGACCCGGCGAACCTCAGGCTGCTGTGGCTGAACTCGCCGTCGAACCCCACGGGCAAGGTGCTGTCCCAGCGGGAACTGACGGAGATCGTCAGCTGGGCCCGCGCCCACGGCGTCCTGGTCGTCTCCGACGAGTGCTACATCGAGCTGGGCTGGGAGGCCGACCCGGTCTCGGTGCTGCACCCCGAGGTCAACGGCGGCTCGTACGACGGCATCGTGGCCGTCCACTCGCTCTCCAAGCGCTCCAACCTGGCCGGCTACCGCGCCGCCTTCGCCGCCGGTGACCCGGCCGTCCTCGGCCCGCTGCTGGAGATCCGCAAGCACGGCGGCATGATGACGTCGGCGCCCACCCAGGCGGCCACCGTGGCGGCCCTCGCGGACGACACCCACGTCCACGAGCAGCGCGCGCGCTACGCGGCCCGCCGCACGGCGCTGCGCGACGCCCTCCTCGCCCACGGCTTCCGCATCGAACACAGCGAGGCCAGCCTCTACCTCTGGGCCACCCGAGACGAACCCTGCTGGACCACCGTCGCCCACCTGGCCGACCTGGGCATCCTGGTAGCCCCCGGCGACTTCTACGGCCCCGCCGGCGCCACCTTCGTCCGAGTAGCCCTCACAGCAACAGACGAACGAACCCAAGCAGCCACCCACCGCCTGACCCAGTAG
- a CDS encoding response regulator transcription factor gives MTSAIKLLLAEDQSMVREALAALLGLEDDIEVVAQVARGDQVLAAVGEHGVDVALLDIEMPGCTGIEAAAQVHRAFPHVKLVVLTTFGRPGYLRSAMEAGADAFLVKDAPAAQLAEAVRKVLAGERVIDPTLAAAALAEGANPLTDREREVLRAAADGSTNAELAAALHLSQGTVRNYLSTAIQKLAVRNRAEAVRIAREKGWL, from the coding sequence ATGACGAGCGCGATCAAGCTTCTCCTCGCCGAGGACCAGTCGATGGTCCGCGAGGCCCTGGCCGCCCTGCTCGGCCTGGAGGACGACATCGAGGTCGTCGCCCAGGTCGCGCGGGGCGACCAGGTGCTCGCGGCCGTCGGCGAACACGGCGTGGACGTCGCCCTGCTCGACATCGAGATGCCCGGCTGCACCGGCATCGAGGCGGCGGCCCAAGTGCACCGCGCGTTCCCGCACGTCAAGCTCGTCGTCCTCACGACCTTCGGGCGCCCCGGCTACCTGCGCAGCGCCATGGAGGCCGGCGCCGACGCCTTCCTCGTCAAGGACGCCCCCGCCGCCCAGCTCGCCGAGGCCGTCCGCAAGGTCCTCGCCGGGGAACGGGTCATCGACCCCACCCTCGCCGCGGCGGCCCTCGCCGAGGGCGCCAACCCCCTCACCGACCGCGAGCGCGAGGTCCTCCGCGCGGCGGCCGACGGCTCCACCAACGCGGAACTCGCCGCCGCCCTCCACCTCTCCCAGGGCACGGTCCGCAACTACCTCTCCACGGCCATCCAGAAACTCGCCGTACGCAACAGGGCGGAGGCGGTACGGATAGCGCGGGAGAAGGGCTGGCTGTGA
- a CDS encoding heavy metal transporter yields MVLCAVAAYLVVQYVTGGPGMRGCKVVSGTETGTGPGAGSETSYEFTPEQAANAATIAAVGTGRNMPERAVTIALATALQESGLRNLEHGDRDSLGLFQQRPSQGWGTERQILDPAYAAGIFYAHLAKVPDYTRLPLTVAAQRVQRSGYPEAYAKHEPDATLLAAALTGRSAAALTCDGRPERTAEATGPYAVRAALVRDFGRDALQETGAEVGGTPVPSPTPAPSVTATAHGRTVTVPVPQGAKRDAAGRSERERGWQLAQWAVANSSALHIQRVAYAGREWSAGNTDTRWRATGGPSAAGTDTGTGAGSGSGTDSGGGSGGAESSLGAVRIVTGQ; encoded by the coding sequence TTGGTCCTGTGCGCCGTCGCCGCCTACCTCGTGGTGCAGTACGTCACAGGGGGCCCCGGCATGCGCGGATGCAAGGTGGTCTCGGGCACGGAGACCGGCACGGGGCCGGGGGCCGGGTCTGAGACGTCGTACGAGTTCACGCCCGAGCAGGCGGCGAACGCGGCGACGATCGCCGCCGTCGGCACCGGGCGCAACATGCCGGAGCGTGCGGTCACCATCGCGCTGGCGACCGCCCTCCAGGAGTCCGGGCTGCGCAACCTGGAGCACGGCGACCGGGATTCGCTCGGCCTGTTCCAGCAGCGGCCCTCGCAGGGCTGGGGCACCGAGCGGCAGATCTTGGACCCGGCGTACGCGGCGGGCATCTTCTACGCCCATCTCGCCAAGGTGCCCGATTACACCCGGCTGCCGCTGACCGTGGCCGCACAGCGCGTGCAGCGCAGCGGCTACCCGGAGGCGTACGCCAAGCACGAGCCGGACGCCACGCTGCTGGCCGCCGCGCTGACCGGCCGCTCGGCGGCCGCGCTGACCTGCGACGGGCGTCCGGAGCGCACGGCGGAGGCGACCGGTCCGTACGCGGTGCGCGCCGCGCTGGTACGGGACTTCGGGCGGGACGCGCTGCAGGAGACGGGCGCCGAGGTGGGCGGTACTCCGGTGCCCTCGCCGACACCCGCGCCGAGTGTCACCGCGACCGCGCACGGGCGGACCGTGACCGTTCCCGTGCCGCAGGGCGCCAAGCGGGACGCGGCGGGCCGCAGTGAGCGGGAGCGGGGCTGGCAGCTGGCGCAGTGGGCGGTGGCCAACTCCTCGGCGCTGCACATCCAGCGGGTGGCGTACGCGGGGCGGGAGTGGAGCGCCGGGAACACGGACACGCGGTGGCGCGCCACTGGTGGGCCGTCCGCGGCGGGGACGGACACGGGCACCGGCGCCGGGAGCGGGAGCGGGACGGACAGTGGGGGCGGGTCCGGGGGTGCGGAGTCGTCCCTGGGCGCGGTCCGGATAGTGACCGGACAGTAG
- a CDS encoding ATP-binding protein: MSLPLTRRIARAALLVAAGAAAGVGAAGSASAAANLPTATPNLGGLSTLDTAHVGDTVDGAAQNVSGLAGNAGSNALKQAVPATGLAGGGAVKKAAPTAQQAAGAAAGVLGGATSSAKGGLPVQGLPLGG; encoded by the coding sequence ATGTCCCTCCCTCTGACCCGCCGGATCGCCCGTGCCGCGCTGCTCGTCGCAGCGGGAGCGGCTGCCGGGGTCGGTGCGGCCGGCTCCGCCAGCGCGGCCGCGAACCTGCCGACGGCCACTCCGAACCTGGGTGGTCTGAGCACCCTGGACACGGCGCACGTCGGTGACACCGTCGACGGTGCCGCCCAGAACGTCAGCGGGCTCGCGGGCAACGCGGGCAGCAACGCGCTGAAGCAGGCCGTGCCGGCGACGGGGCTGGCCGGTGGCGGTGCGGTGAAGAAGGCGGCGCCGACGGCGCAGCAGGCGGCGGGGGCCGCGGCTGGGGTGCTCGGGGGTGCCACGTCCAGTGCGAAGGGTGGGCTGCCGGTTCAGGGTCTGCCGCTGGGCGGCTAA
- the fdxA gene encoding ferredoxin, which yields MTYVIAQPCVDVKDKACIEECPVDCIYEGQRSLYIHPDECVDCGACEPVCPVEAIFYEDDTPEEWKDYYKANVEFFDELGSPGGASKLGLIERDHPFIAALPPQAE from the coding sequence GTGACCTACGTCATCGCGCAGCCTTGTGTCGACGTCAAGGACAAGGCGTGCATCGAGGAGTGCCCGGTCGACTGCATCTACGAGGGCCAGCGGTCCTTGTACATCCACCCGGACGAATGCGTCGACTGTGGTGCCTGTGAGCCGGTCTGCCCGGTCGAGGCGATCTTCTACGAGGACGACACTCCGGAGGAGTGGAAGGACTACTACAAGGCGAACGTCGAGTTCTTCGACGAGCTCGGCTCGCCCGGCGGCGCCAGCAAGCTGGGTCTGATCGAGCGGGACCACCCCTTCATCGCCGCGCTGCCGCCGCAGGCCGAGTAA
- a CDS encoding TIGR00730 family Rossman fold protein has product MPTGNPEGKKQPPDEQRLGPVLRRRGQVSASTTDQRLLDERAPTDWVHTDPWRVLRIQSEFIEGFGTLSELPPAISVFGSARTAVDSPEYDAGVRLGRGLVDAGFAVITGGGPGAMEAANKGAWEAGGTSVGLGIELPFEQGLNPYVDIGLNFRYFFVRKMMFVKYAQGFVVLPGGLGTLDELFEALTLVQTQKVTRFPIVLFGTAYWGGLVSWLRDTLVAQGKAAEKDLLLFHVTDEVEEAVALMSKEAGR; this is encoded by the coding sequence ATGCCTACCGGCAACCCCGAGGGGAAGAAGCAGCCGCCGGACGAGCAGCGACTCGGACCGGTCCTCCGACGGCGGGGGCAGGTGTCGGCCAGCACGACGGACCAGCGGCTGCTGGACGAGCGGGCGCCGACCGACTGGGTGCACACCGACCCCTGGCGGGTCCTGCGCATCCAGTCGGAGTTCATCGAGGGCTTTGGCACGCTGTCGGAACTGCCGCCCGCGATCAGTGTGTTCGGCTCGGCGCGTACGGCGGTGGACTCGCCGGAGTACGACGCGGGGGTGCGGCTGGGGCGGGGGCTGGTGGACGCCGGGTTCGCCGTCATCACCGGCGGTGGCCCGGGCGCCATGGAGGCCGCCAACAAGGGGGCCTGGGAGGCCGGGGGCACCTCGGTCGGCCTCGGCATCGAACTCCCCTTTGAGCAAGGACTGAACCCTTACGTCGACATCGGGCTGAACTTCCGGTACTTCTTCGTCCGGAAGATGATGTTCGTGAAGTACGCGCAGGGGTTCGTCGTGCTGCCCGGCGGGCTCGGCACCCTCGACGAACTCTTCGAGGCGCTGACCCTGGTCCAGACCCAGAAGGTCACCCGGTTCCCGATCGTCCTGTTCGGCACCGCGTACTGGGGTGGGCTGGTGTCCTGGCTCCGCGACACCCTGGTCGCCCAGGGCAAGGCGGCGGAGAAGGACCTGCTGCTGTTCCACGTCACGGACGAGGTGGAGGAAGCGGTGGCCCTGATGTCCAAGGAAGCGGGCCGCTGA